In Triticum urartu cultivar G1812 chromosome 6, Tu2.1, whole genome shotgun sequence, the following proteins share a genomic window:
- the LOC125515228 gene encoding RGS1-HXK1-interacting protein 1-like, translating to MTDAPSAPAGDSPPPQQQPESGGSISSMVASSASSAAAAAADYTRRGEAFGADLAAAARTAVDTAHAHAYSSAIAASDAANAAMSGALAAVPTITQAAKEELEWVKKEYFAREQMALGKIKEGVIMAIEHPGIAAGSATVAGIVLLKRPRSYLIQRVRRVFVSKETLLSGIQAEVNHMRQTVNLMSNESQKLMDRAATAEKRFQKGWNTLREEGRAIQTELKQISDIENQAVGLKGILDQLPRAHASEFRSEISGLASQVKKEKRVLNSALTKIVNYGVPI from the exons atgACCGACGCGCCGTCCGCTCCCGCCGGCGactcgccgccgccgcagcaGCAGCCAGAGAGCGGCGGGTCCATCTCCTCCATGGTGGCCTCCTCCGCGTCCTCCGCGGCGGCCGCGGCCGCGGACTACACGCGCCGGGGCGAGGCCTTCGGGGCCGACCTGGCCGCCGCCGCCAGGACCGCCGTCGACACCGCCCACGCGCACGCCTACTCCTCCGCCATCGCCGCGTCCGACGCCGCCAACGCGGCCATGTCCGGCGCGCTCGCCGCCGTCCCAACAATCACCCAGGCCGCTAAG GAAGAGCTGGAATGGGTGAAGAAGGAGTACTTTGCTCGTGAGCAGATGGCGCTGGGCAAGATCAAAG AGGGTGTCATCATGGCCATCGAGCATCCGGGCATTGCTGCGGGCTCAGCCACGGTTGCAGGAATCGTGCTGCTCAAAA ggccaaggagctacctAATCCAACGTGTACGGCGTGTATTTGTCAGCAAGGAG ACCCTACTTTCTGGTATCCAGGCTGAAGTGAATCACATGCGGCAAACAGTCAATCTTATGTCGAATGAAAGCCAAAAACTGATG GATCGAGCTGCAACAGCAGAAAAAAGATTCCAGAAAGGATGGAATACACTCAG GGAAGAAGGGCGTGCCATTCAAACTGAGTTGAAGCAAATCAGTGATATTGAAAACCAAGCAGTAG GTCTCAAGGGAATTCTTGATCAGCTTCCAAGAGCACATGCATCTGAATTTCGATCAGAG ATTTCCGGCCTAGCCTCTCAGGTCAAGAAGGAGAAGCGTGTGCTCAACTCCGCCCTCACGAAGATTGTGAATTATGGCGTCCCTATCTAA
- the LOC125513311 gene encoding protein Rf1, mitochondrial-like — protein MQQHGLDPNVATYGTVINLLCSVGQMDDTVSQFNQMITEGLAPGTIVFNHLISGFCTCGKWEKVHELFSEMLDRGICPDTVFFDTVMDRLCKNGRVTEAQDLFDLMVPMGVKPDVCTYNTLMGGYLFIGKMDEVSKLLENMCSIGLKLDVVTYSILIDGYSKNGRIDDALVVFREMMDGKVEPSVITFNIMIGALLKGGRKEEATDLFNGIWPKGLVPDVVTYSLMIQKLIEEGSLQESDDLFLSMEKNGCAADSRMLNAIVRSLLQKGEVPRAGSYLSKIDERSFTLEASTASLVTALASGGKGQEYKELLLEKYHSFLEHGTD, from the coding sequence ATGCAGCAGCATGGATTGGACCCTAATGTTGCGACCTACGGAACGGTAATAAACTTACTTTGCAGTGTTGGCCAAATGGATGATACTGTGTCGCAATTCAATCAAATGATAACAGAAGGATTAGCTCCTGGTACCATAGTTTTCAACCACCTTATTAGTGGTTTTTGTACTTGTGGCAAATGGGAGAAGGTTCATGAACTATTTTCTGAAATGTTGGATCGCGGCATCTGTCCAGACACAGTGTTCTTCGACACAGTTATGGATCGCCTTTGCAAAAATGGAAGGGTTACGGAAGCCCAGGATCTCTTCGACCTGATGGTACCCATGGGTGTGAAGCCTGATGTGTGTACTTATAACACACTGATGGGTGGATACTTGTTCATTGGTAAGATGGATGAAGTGAGCAAGTTACTAGAAAATATGTGCTCAATTGGCTTGAAACTGGATGTTGTCACCTATAGCATACTGATAGATGGTTACTCTAAGAATGGAAGGATAGATGATGCATTGGTTGTTTTCAGGGAAATGATGGACGGGAAGGTTGAGCCTTCTGTTATCACTTTTAATATTATGATTGGTGCATTGCTTAAAGGTGGCAGGAAGGAAGAAGCCACAGATTTGTTTAATGGTATCTGGCCCAAAGGATTAGTGCCCGATGTTGTTACATATAGCTTAATGATACAAAAACTTATAGAAGAAGGTTCTCTACAAGAGTCTGATGATCTATTCCTTTCTATGGAGAAGAATGGATGTGCTGCCGACTCCCGTATGCTAAATGCTATAGTTAGAAGCTTACTTCAGAAAGGGGAGGTGCCCAGGGCTGGGTCTTACCTGTCCAAAATTGATGAGAGGAGCTTCACCCTTGAAGCTTCCACAGCTAGCTTGGTGACAGCACTTGCGTCAGGGGGGAAAGGCCAAGAATATAAGGAGTTACTCCTCGAAAAATACCACTCTTTTCTGGAACACGGCACGGATTGA